The Lutibacter sp. A64 genome segment TATGGGAGCGCATTTAGTACCAGTACATATTGCGTGTATGGGAATTGAAAAAATTATTCCGAAGGAAGAACATTTAGGTGTTTTTTTAAGATTGTTAGCAAGAAGTGCAACAGGACAACCAATAACAACCTATTCATCGCATTTTAATAAACCTGCTGAGGGAAAAGAATTACACATTGTAATTGTTGATAATGGAAGAACAGAACAATTAAGTCGTGAAGATTTTAGATCTTCATTGCATTGTATTCGTTGTGGCGCTTGTATGAATACATGTCCAATTTATAGAAGAAGTGGTGGTCATAGTTACGATGCTACAATTCCAGGTCCAATTGGTTCTATTTTATCACCAGGAAAAGATTTAACAAAACACAGTTCACTACCATTTGCATCTACGCTTTGTGGTTCGTGTTCTAATGTTTGTCCGGTAAAAATTAATATTCACGAGCAATTGTATAAATGGCGTCAAATAATTGTAAAAGAGGAACCGCAACCATTTGTGAAAAAATCTATTTTAAAAATTGCGGGTAAAGTTTTAGAAAATAGAACACTATATAATTTCGCAGGAAAATCAGCTAGATTTATGCTAAAATATGCGCCAAAATTTATGATTTACTCCAAATTAAACGCTTGGGGAAATGCAAGAGATCTTCCTGAAGTTAAGAATACAAATTTTGATGATTGGTATAAAGCAAAAAGAAAAAACAAAAAATAATGGGTAGAGAAGCAATATTAAAATCGGTTCAAAAAAACAAACCAACGTTGTTGCCATTGCCTGAAATAGATTTTAGTTTATTTGAGGAAGAACTTAATTTATTAGAAACTTTTAAAGAAAAAGTTACTTTGGTTGGTGCTAGTATTGTTGAATTAAATGCTACAACAGAAATTGATGCTAAAATTAAAAAAAGGTATCCAAATGCTAAAGACATTATTACTTGTACTCAAAAATCGTCTTTAGAAACGGTTTCAGTTTCAGAAAAAACAAATCCCCATACTATGGCATCAATTGATTTGGCTGTTATAGAAGGGGAGTTTGGAGTTGTAGAGAATGGTGCTATTTGGATTACGGAGAACGAGTTTCCAATTAGAGTTTTACCATTTATTACAAACGATTTAGTAATTGTTTTAGACAAACAAAAATTGTGTGCTAATCTGCACGAAGCTTATAAGTTAATTGCAAATAGAGATCGTAATTTTGGTCTTTTTATTGCTGGGCCTTCAAAAACAGCAGATATAGAACAATGTTTGGTTATTGGAGCTCAAGGCGCAATGAGCTTAACTGTACTGCTAGTATAATTGTATTGCAACAATTTATAGAATTACCTTCTTTTCACTTTAAATAAAGGGAATGCCCTTTGTTTAGAGTGTGTTTTTATATATAATATAGTATTTTCTGTTTTTTGTAATAAGGTTGAAGTCTTTTACGTGAGTTTATTCATAATTAGTAATTTTTTGAAATTTTCTTATAGGTAAATGACAAGATATTATTGGAAAATAATCTAACATATACTTAATTTTGAATAGCAAAATCTCAGAATGCAAAAGTATTATTAGTGAAAAATAATTTTTATACAAAAAATAATTATGATAAAAAGACAGGAATTTTATACGAATAACAATTTTCAGAATATACTCACACTGTTAATACTTTCATTGTTTTTATATTCTTGTGATAGTAATAAAAAAGAAGCAGTTGTAAAGCCAATATTGGTTGATAAAAATGCTTCAAACAAAACCATAGAGTTGCATACCAAATTGGAAACTATTTCAAAAAATGGTTTTGCTGTTGGGCATCAAGATGATACGTCTTATGGTTTAGGTTGGAATTATAAAGATGACCCAACAACTATAAAAAGTGACGTAGAAAAAGTAACTGGTGATTTTCCTGCAGTGTTTGGTTTTGATTTGGGTTGGATTGAAATGGATAAATCATACAATCTAGATACAGTTCCTTTTAATGCTATGAGAGATTTAATTATTGATGCCCATAAAAAAGGCGGAATTATAACAATTAGTTGGCATGCTAATAATCCAGTTTCTGAAGGTAGTTCTTGGGACCAAACCATTGCAGTGCCAAATATTATTAAAGGTGGAGATCAACGAGAAAAATATGAATTATGGATTTCTAGAGTAGCAAATTTTATAGCATCTTTAAAATATGAGGGTGAAGCTATACCAATAATTTTTAGACCTTTTCACGAAATGAATGGTTCTTGGTTTTGGTGGGGTGGTAAAAATTGTGATGCCAAAGATTATATTACTTTATGGAGAGAAACTGTTCATTTACTTAGAGATACTCATAACTTACATAATCTTCTGTATGTTTATTCTCCAAATAAATTAAATCCTTCCGACACCTATTTAGAGTACTATCCAGGTGATGAATATGTCGATATTTTAGGTATGGATATCTATGATTTTAACAATGCAGAAGATTATCAAAAATCCGTTATTCACGATTTGGCAATTGTTAGAGAGATAGCCACCGAAAAAAATAAAGTATACGCTTTTTCTGAAACAGGTTTAGAATCTATAAAAACAGAAAATTGGTTTACTGAAGTATTGTACCCAGTTATAGAAAACTTAGGAATTAGTTGGGTTTTAACTTGGAGAAATTATGATAAAAAGCATCATTATATGCCTTATAACGGACATATAAATGAAGCCGATTTTATCAAATTTAAAAAATTGCCTAAAACAATATTTTTAAAAGATCTAAATAACTTAAATAATTAAGATAAACTTATGGAATTATTACATTCAGTAGATATTTTAATTATAGCATTGTATTTAGTTACAATTGTTGTTATAGGTTTGGTGCTTAGAAAACGCGCCCAAAGAAGTAAAGATGATTATTTATTAGGCGGAAAATCAATTCCTTGGTATATGCTCGGGCTTTCAAATGCTTCTGGAATGTTTGATATTTCTGGAACTATTTGGCTTGTAACTTTAATGTTTGTTTATGGTGTTAAAAGCGCTTGGATTCCTTGGTTATGGCCAGTTTTTAATCAAATATTTTTAATGGTTTACCTATCTAAATGGTTAAGGCGTTCTAATGCAACAACTGGTGCCGAATGGATTGGTACCAGATTTGGTTTTGGAAAAGGAGCTAAAATGTCTCATATTATTGTTGTAGTTTTTGCTTTAGTAGTATGTCTCGGATATTTAGCTTATGGCTTTATCGGTTTGGGAAAATTTGTTGAGATATTTGTTCCTTGGGAAGTAGTTAGTAATTATATTCCCTTTGCTATTGCACCAGAATATGTACCGCATTTCTACGGAACATTATTTACAATTTTTGCAGTTTTTTATTCGTTACTTGGAGGTATGTCTGGTATTGTATGGGCAGATGTTGTGCAATTTGCAATTATGACAGTTGCTGCATTGGTAATAGGTTATTTAGGTTTTCAAGCAATTGGAACTGGCGGACTTCATGTTCCTGAAGGTTGGATGAGTCCTTTTAAAGGAGGTTTAAATATGGATTGGAGTACTATTATTCCAGAAGTAACTGATAAAATAGAAAGTGACGGATACGGTTTATTTACCTATCTAATTTTAATGATGCTTTTTAAAGGAATTCTTGTCAGTGTAGCGGGTCCTGCACCAACCTACGATATGCAGAAAATTCTATCGACAAAATCACCTGCGGAAGCCGCTAAAATGAGTGGGTTTGTATCTGTTATTTTAATGCCAATTCGGTATTTAATGATTGCAGGTTTTGCTGCTTTAGCATTGGTTTATTATGATAGATTAGATTTATTAAATTCAACCGGAAATATAGATTTTGAATTAATTCTACCTACTGCAATTAAAGAATTTGTTCCCGTAGGTTTATTAGGCTTGTTATTAGCCGGGTTAATTGCTGCTTTTATGTCAACTTTTGCAGGTACTTTAAATGCAGCCCAAGCGTATTTAGTAAACGATATCTATTTAAAATATACAAAACCAGAAGCTACAGCTAGTCAAATTAAGAATATGAACTATTTAACAGGTATTGTTGTAGTTATTGTAAGTATTATTTTAGGGTTTTATGCAGAAAATGTAAATGCTATTTTAAACATTATTGTTTCTGTATTGTATGGAAGTTATGTAGGTGCCAATATTTTAAAATGGCATTGGTGGCGATTTAATGGTGAAGGTTTTTTCTGGGGAATGGTTGCTGGTTTAGGAGCTGCTTATATAGTGCCAACGCATATGTTTCCAGATGTAAATGAATTGTATTTATTTCCAATTTTATTAATAGTATCTCTTATTGGAAGTATTATTGGTACTTATTCAGCACCTCCAACTAATGAAACTGTTTTAAAAGAATTTTATAAAAATGTAAGACCTTGGGGATTTTGGAAGCCCGTTTACGAAAAACTTGTTGCTGAAGATCCAAACTTTAAGAAAAATAAAGATTTTGGTATGGATATGTTTAACGTAGTTGTAGGTATTGTTGCTCAAACGGCATTAGTAATTTTACCAATGTATATTATTTTCAGACAAAATACACCTGTATATATTGCAATTGCAATATTAGTAGTGTGTATTTATTTACTGAAAAAATTCTGGTGGAATAATTTAGAAAAAGAATTAGATTAATTAACAAAATATTATGGAACTGACTACGGGATTAAAAACCTTAGATAAAGAAAAACAACATTATATTAAATTAATAAATAAAAAAAATAAGCCTATTTCAAAAACAAATGGAATTTATAGAAGGTATAAAAATCCCGTATTAACTAAGGATCACACACCAATTCATTGGAGGTATGATTTAAACCCTAAAACAAATCCTTTTGGATTGGAAAGAATTGGAATAAATGCAACTTTTAATGCAGGAGCAATAAAATGGAATAATAAATATTTGTTGTGTGTTAGAGTTGAAGGAAATGATAGAAAATCATTTTTTGCTATAGCCGAAAGTCCAAATGGAATTGATAATTTTGAATTTTGGGATACTCCTTGTGTCATTCCTGAAATTGAAGGAAATCCAGATACAAACGTATATGATATGCGTTTAACTTTACACGAAGATGGTTGGGTTTATGGTGTTTTTTGTACGGAAAGAAAAGATCCTAATGCTTCGGCTGGAGATACAAGTTCTGCCATAGCAAATGCAGGAATTGTACGTACAAAAGATTTTACAAATTGGGAAAGATTACCCGATTTAATTTCAAATACTGGGCAGCAGCGTAATGTGGTTTTACACCCAGAGTTTATTAATGGCAAATATGGACTTTACACAAGGCCTCAAGATGGGTTTATTGATATTGGAAATGGTGGTGGGATAGGTTTTGGTTATGTGAAGGATATGTCAAATCCTATTGTAACAGACGAAAAAATATTTTCAAATAAGGTTTACCATACTGTTTACGAATTAAAAAATGGTCAAGGTCCCGCTCCAATAAAAACTTCAAAAGGATGGTTACATTTAGCACATGGTGTTCGTAATACAGCAGCAGGTTTGCGTTATACTTTGTATATGTTTATGACAGCCTTAGATGATGTTACTAAGGTAATTTATCATCCGGCGGGTTATTTTATGGCTCCAAATTACAAAGAAACCTTAGGCGATGTTTCAAATGTGTTATTTACAAATGGCTGGATTAAAGATGAAGATGGAACCGTTTATATTTACTATGCTTCATCAGATACAAGAATGCATGTTGCCGTTTCTACAGTAGATATTTTAGTAGATTATGTAACTAACAGTCCAGAAGATAAATTTACTTCAGCAGGCTCTGTTGAAATAATTTTAGAGTTAATTAAAAACAATAAAGGCTTGTATTAATGCATAAATTAGCAGAATTAGTTTCGGTTTCATTAGCTAAAGAACTTCAAAATATTCTTAATTATTGGAGTGCAAATACTATTGATGAAATTAATGGAGGTTTTGTAGGTGAAAGAGATCATTACAATAATTTAGTTCCAAATGCTTCAAAAGGAATTATTTTAAATTCTCGTATTTTATGGTCTTTTTCAGCAGCATCAAATCATTTAAAAACTACTAAATATACATCTATTTGCAAACGAGCATTTAACTATTTAAAAGCTCATTTTAATGATGAAAATAGTGGAGGTGTTTATTGGGAATTAGACGCTAAAGGAAAGCCTATAAATACAAGAAAACAGGTGTACGCACAGGCTTTTATGATCTATGCTTTGTCTGAATATTATTTGTTTTCAAAAAGTAAAGAAGCTTTGAATTGGGCTGTTGAACTTTACAATCTTATTGAAAAATATGCAAAAGACACTGATTTTGGTGGTTATATTGAAGCTTTTAATAAAGATTGGAGTCCGATTGCAGATATGAGATTAAGTGATAAAGATAAGAATGAAGCTAAAACTATGAATACGCATTTACACGTTTTAGAGGCTTATACAAATCTTTATAAAGTTTATGAAAACGAAGATTTAAAACAAAATTTAACAGACCTTATAAACTTGTTTTTAACTAAGTTTTTGAATGCTAACAATAATTTAAATTTATTTTTTGATGAGCAATGGAACCTTAAAAGTAGTGTAGTCTCTTTTGGTCATGATATTGAAACAGCTTGGCTTTTAATTGAAGCCGCAAAAGTTATAAAGGACAAAAAAATAATTTCTGAAACAGAAAGAGTGGCTGTACTAATTGCCGATGTTTTTATAGCAAAAGGAGTAGATGTTGATGGTGGTGTAATGAATGAATATGAACCAGAAACCGGAACACTAGATGGCGATAAACATTGGTGGCCTCAAGCAGAAGCCCTTGTTGGATTACGCTATGCTTATAATATTACAAAGAATGAAAGATATCTTGAGGTAGCATCTAAAATTTTAAACTTTATTCAAACAAAAATAATTGATAAAACAAATGGTGAGTGGTTTTGGAGAGTTAATAAAAATGGCGAATTATACACTTCTGAATATAAAATAGGAATGTGGAAAGCTCCTTACCATACATCTAGAGCTTGTATTGTTTTAAATGAAAAAATGTAAATAATATATATTTTATGAAAACTATTAAATACTTTTTACCTGTATTATTGTTGTTATGTTTTTCTTGTAAAGATAAAAGCACTGTAATTGTTAAAAAAACTGCTGAAAATCCAATAGAAGACGTAGCACTTATTTCTGTAAAAGGAACTCAATTTTTTAAAGGTGATAAGCCTTACTATTTTGTTGGTGCAAATTATTGGTATGGTCCATTAATCGG includes the following:
- a CDS encoding glycoside hydrolase family 130 protein, with the translated sequence MELTTGLKTLDKEKQHYIKLINKKNKPISKTNGIYRRYKNPVLTKDHTPIHWRYDLNPKTNPFGLERIGINATFNAGAIKWNNKYLLCVRVEGNDRKSFFAIAESPNGIDNFEFWDTPCVIPEIEGNPDTNVYDMRLTLHEDGWVYGVFCTERKDPNASAGDTSSAIANAGIVRTKDFTNWERLPDLISNTGQQRNVVLHPEFINGKYGLYTRPQDGFIDIGNGGGIGFGYVKDMSNPIVTDEKIFSNKVYHTVYELKNGQGPAPIKTSKGWLHLAHGVRNTAAGLRYTLYMFMTALDDVTKVIYHPAGYFMAPNYKETLGDVSNVLFTNGWIKDEDGTVYIYYASSDTRMHVAVSTVDILVDYVTNSPEDKFTSAGSVEIILELIKNNKGLY
- a CDS encoding AGE family epimerase/isomerase, whose protein sequence is MHKLAELVSVSLAKELQNILNYWSANTIDEINGGFVGERDHYNNLVPNASKGIILNSRILWSFSAASNHLKTTKYTSICKRAFNYLKAHFNDENSGGVYWELDAKGKPINTRKQVYAQAFMIYALSEYYLFSKSKEALNWAVELYNLIEKYAKDTDFGGYIEAFNKDWSPIADMRLSDKDKNEAKTMNTHLHVLEAYTNLYKVYENEDLKQNLTDLINLFLTKFLNANNNLNLFFDEQWNLKSSVVSFGHDIETAWLLIEAAKVIKDKKIISETERVAVLIADVFIAKGVDVDGGVMNEYEPETGTLDGDKHWWPQAEALVGLRYAYNITKNERYLEVASKILNFIQTKIIDKTNGEWFWRVNKNGELYTSEYKIGMWKAPYHTSRACIVLNEKM
- a CDS encoding LutC/YkgG family protein — its product is MGREAILKSVQKNKPTLLPLPEIDFSLFEEELNLLETFKEKVTLVGASIVELNATTEIDAKIKKRYPNAKDIITCTQKSSLETVSVSEKTNPHTMASIDLAVIEGEFGVVENGAIWITENEFPIRVLPFITNDLVIVLDKQKLCANLHEAYKLIANRDRNFGLFIAGPSKTADIEQCLVIGAQGAMSLTVLLV
- a CDS encoding glycoside hydrolase family 26 protein → MIKRQEFYTNNNFQNILTLLILSLFLYSCDSNKKEAVVKPILVDKNASNKTIELHTKLETISKNGFAVGHQDDTSYGLGWNYKDDPTTIKSDVEKVTGDFPAVFGFDLGWIEMDKSYNLDTVPFNAMRDLIIDAHKKGGIITISWHANNPVSEGSSWDQTIAVPNIIKGGDQREKYELWISRVANFIASLKYEGEAIPIIFRPFHEMNGSWFWWGGKNCDAKDYITLWRETVHLLRDTHNLHNLLYVYSPNKLNPSDTYLEYYPGDEYVDILGMDIYDFNNAEDYQKSVIHDLAIVREIATEKNKVYAFSETGLESIKTENWFTEVLYPVIENLGISWVLTWRNYDKKHHYMPYNGHINEADFIKFKKLPKTIFLKDLNNLNN
- a CDS encoding sodium:solute symporter family protein, with translation MELLHSVDILIIALYLVTIVVIGLVLRKRAQRSKDDYLLGGKSIPWYMLGLSNASGMFDISGTIWLVTLMFVYGVKSAWIPWLWPVFNQIFLMVYLSKWLRRSNATTGAEWIGTRFGFGKGAKMSHIIVVVFALVVCLGYLAYGFIGLGKFVEIFVPWEVVSNYIPFAIAPEYVPHFYGTLFTIFAVFYSLLGGMSGIVWADVVQFAIMTVAALVIGYLGFQAIGTGGLHVPEGWMSPFKGGLNMDWSTIIPEVTDKIESDGYGLFTYLILMMLFKGILVSVAGPAPTYDMQKILSTKSPAEAAKMSGFVSVILMPIRYLMIAGFAALALVYYDRLDLLNSTGNIDFELILPTAIKEFVPVGLLGLLLAGLIAAFMSTFAGTLNAAQAYLVNDIYLKYTKPEATASQIKNMNYLTGIVVVIVSIILGFYAENVNAILNIIVSVLYGSYVGANILKWHWWRFNGEGFFWGMVAGLGAAYIVPTHMFPDVNELYLFPILLIVSLIGSIIGTYSAPPTNETVLKEFYKNVRPWGFWKPVYEKLVAEDPNFKKNKDFGMDMFNVVVGIVAQTALVILPMYIIFRQNTPVYIAIAILVVCIYLLKKFWWNNLEKELD
- a CDS encoding lactate utilization protein B → MSHSEKAAIFNKNEAKVNWHDKALWYVREKRDNAAHGVKGWEYLRDTASKIKGNVLSNLDNYLIEFEANALKNGIKVHWASDAKEHNSIVYKIVKEHNAKKVVKSKSMLTEECHLNPYLESKNIEVVDTDLGEYIVQIAKETPSHIVLPAIHKTKEEVDELFQEHLGTKPSNGNPEYLTNEARKHLRNKFLQADVAITGVNFAIAETGGFVVCTNEGNADMGAHLVPVHIACMGIEKIIPKEEHLGVFLRLLARSATGQPITTYSSHFNKPAEGKELHIVIVDNGRTEQLSREDFRSSLHCIRCGACMNTCPIYRRSGGHSYDATIPGPIGSILSPGKDLTKHSSLPFASTLCGSCSNVCPVKINIHEQLYKWRQIIVKEEPQPFVKKSILKIAGKVLENRTLYNFAGKSARFMLKYAPKFMIYSKLNAWGNARDLPEVKNTNFDDWYKAKRKNKK